A window of Enterobacter ludwigii genomic DNA:
TGAGGATGGTGGGTGCGTTCATAAAGACTCCTTAATGTGCAATTGCCGAAAGGGGTCTTAGAAATGTGAAAGCCGCCTTTCGGCGGCTATCTGAAAATGGGGAAAACTACTCCGTGCCGCCTTTAAGAAGGCAGCCACCAGCGGTTTACGGTGAGCACGGCGTGGTTTATGTTCATCTCTTTACCGTATCACGTCCGGCGCGAAAAACAAAAGGGCACGTCATGCTGCAATCACTCAACCACCTGACCCTCGCGGTCAGCGACCTGCAAAAAAGCGTCACCTTCTGGCACGAGCTGCTGGGGCTTGCGCTGCACGCCCGCTGGAATACCGGGGCCTATCTCACCTGCGGTGACCTGTGGGTCTGCCTGTCGTACGACGAGGCGCGCCAGTACGTGCCGCCGCAGGAGAGCGACTATACCCACTACGCGTTTACCGTGTCGGAAGAGGATTTTGAACCGCTCTCGCAAAGCCTTGAGCAGGCGGGCGTCACCGTCTGGAAGCAGAACAAAAGCGAGGGGGCGTCGCTCTATTTTCTCGACCCGGACGGGCACAAGCTGGAGCTGCACGTGGGCAGCCTCGCCGCGCGGCTGGCGGCGTGTCGCGAGAAGCCATACGCGGGCATGGTCTTTACCTCAGACGAGGCTTGAGGCGCGCACCTTCAGCCTGCCCGCCAGCGTCACGTGCGTGGCGGCATCTTCCTGATTGCACAGGTACTCCACCGCGAGCCGTCCCAGCTCGCTGTAGGGCAACTGGATACTGGTCAGCGGTGGGGTGAGCTGCTCGGAGATCTTCTGGTCGTCGTAGCCCGCCAGCAGCATGTCCTGCGGAATGCGCACGCCGTTCACCGCCAGCGCCTGATAGCAGCCAATCGCCAGCCAGTCGCTGGCGCAGAAGATGGCGTCCGGGCGCTCGGCCAGCTCCAGCAGCGAGGTTGTCGCGGTAAAGGACTCGCTGAACTGCCAGTTGGTCTGGCGCACCAGGCTGTCGTCGCACGCTAATCCGGCCTGCTGTAGTGCCGCCTGGTAGCCAGCCAGCCGCTGGCGGGAGGCTTCCATCCAGCTCTCCCCGGTGATGTGGGCGATGCGCGTGGCCCCGCAGGCGATGAGATGTTTCGTCACCTGGAAAGCGTTGGCGTAGTCGTCCGGGATAAACGACGGCAGCAGCGGCGAGCCGGGGTCGCGCTGGTTGAGCAGCACCAGCGGGATGCGGGTGCAGTCCTGGAACGCCGTCATGTCCACCAGCGTGGTGACCGGGGAAGCAAGAATAATCCCGATGCAGTTGCGCTTCTCCAGCTGGCGGATGATGTTCAGCGCCAGCTCGATGTCGTCGCCGTAGTCGTAGACGGTGAGCAGGGTCTCGTTGCGCCACGCCGCTTCCCGCGCCTGGCTGATGGCATCGATAAACGGGTCGAAGCTCTGCATGGAGCTGACCAGCAGGGCGATCTCTTCCTGGTTGCGCGGGGCGTGAACGGCGGGGAGGCGGTCGTAGCCGAGCTCGGTGGCCACATTAATGACCCGCTGGCGGGTGTCGTCGCTAAGCTTGATGTTGCGGGACTGGTTAAGCACCAGCGATACCGTCGCCTGCGACACTCCTGCCGCCCGCGCAATATCGTTCATCGTCACTTTCGTTTTTCGCTTCATCCGTCCTCTCCCTTTCGCGACTTCGCATCATACCCTAACCGCACGCTTTAGCGCCGTCGATCACGTTTCTCATTCATCGAAGCGCGAACTTTGTGAGGGGCATCGCTTTTCTTCGTGCGAGAAATTGCGCATTTATCCTGCAACTAATATTTATTAGCTAAATATTATCAGTAAGAGGACGCGTAATGAAAGAGCAGTGGAGCAGGGAGCAGGCACAGGCGTGGTATGAACAAAAAGGCTGGCTGTGCGGGTTTAACTACCTGCCGTCGACGGCGGTGAACTGGACCGATATCTGGCAGGAGGAGACCTTCGATGCCGAAACTATCGAGCGCGAGCTGGGCTGGGCGGCGGACGCGGGTTACAACACCCTGCGCATCAACCTGCCGTTTATTGTCTGGGAGCACGACCGTGACGGGCTGATGGCGCGCATCGATCGGTTTTTGACGATTGCCGACGGTCACGGCTTCAGCACCATGCTGACCCTGATGGACGACTGCGGCTTCTCCGGCGACGAGCCGTATCTCGGCCCGCAAAAGTCGCCGGTGCCGGGCAAGCACAACAGCCAGGCAGCGGCGAGCCCGGGGCGCGACAAAGTGTGCGATCGCGACTGCTGGCCGCAGATTGAGCGCTATATCCGCGACGTTGTTCGCCAGTTTCGTGAAGACGGGCGCGTGCTGCTGTGGGATCTCTATAACGAGCCGGGCAACCGCGGTATTTTCGCGACGGGCACGCAGGAGGTGCAGTACGACGCGAAGCTGGAGACCTGCGCCCACGAGCTCATGAAGCTGGCGTTCCAGTGGGTGCGTGAAGAAGACCCAACCCAGCCGCTCACGGTCTGCGCGTGGCGAGTCCCGCCGGAAGAGGAGGGCGAGACGTTCTTCCAGCATCCGCTGGACCAGACCGCGCTGGCGCTCTCGGACGTGGTGAGCTTCCACGCCTACACCAACACCGGGCGGATGACGGCGATTATCCAGCAGCTACAGGCGCTCGGGCGCCCGCTGTTCTGCACCGAATGGCTGGCGCGCCACGTGGGCAGCACCATCGAAGAGCAACTTCCGCTGATGTACATGGCGAAAGTCGCACCGTATCAGTGGGGGCTGGTGCGCGGTAAAACCCAGACGTGGCTGCCGTGGCCGGTGGTGATGAAGGAGTCTACGGACTACTGTCGCCTCTGGTTCCACGACGTGTTCGAGGAAAACGGTATTCCGTTCTCGCGCCGTGAAATCGCGCTGATGCAGAAGTTTCGTCAGATCGCCCCGAAAGCACAGGGCTAATCATATTGACCCGGTGCCAGTCGCCGGGTAATCAGGTACGCACTATGGCAACGATAATGAAAATACCGTCTCGCGAGTTGTGGTCTTATTTTGGTTATGGTTTAGGTCAGTGTTTTAGCTTTGGTTTAGTGGGTTCGTTTATTAACTATTTTTACACCGACGTGCTGGGGATCTCGGCGCTGGCGGCGAGTACCATTTTCCTGATTGCCCGCGCGTGGGACGCGGTTCACGATCCGCTGTTTGCCAGCATTATGGACACCATTAACAGCCGGTTCGGCAAGTTTCGCCACTTTTTACTGCTTGCACCGCTGCTGATCACCGGCGTCACGCTGCTGTCGTTCTATAAAATCGAAGCGGACATGACCACCAAAATCCTCTACGCCGGGGTGACCTACATCCTGTGGGGGACGTTGTACGCCATCTCCGATATCCCGTTTTGGTCTATGTCGTCGGTGATGACCAACGACTCCGCCCAGCGCACCCGCGCGGTGACGGCGGCGATGCTGGGGGTAAACGCCGGGATTGCCTGCGCCAACATCTTCTTCCCGAAACTGGCGGCGTTTTTTGCCCAGCACAGCAACGATAAAGGCTACTTTATGGCGGCGCTGGTGATGATGCTGGTGGGGCTGCCGCTGATGCTCAACGGCTTTATGCAGATCAAAGAGCGCGTGCCGCCAAGCCCGGAAAAGGTGACGATGCGCGATACCTTCCACAACCTGCGCCAGAACAAGCCGCTGTTTATCGTCCTGCTGTCGTTCTTCTTCTGCGTGTTTCATAACGTGGCGGGCGGTCTGTATATCTACTTCTTTATCAACAACCTGGGCGACGGTAGCCTGCAAATGGCGATTGGCGTGATGGGGATTGTGGCGGCGGTGTTGTGCCTGGTCGCCCCGATGCTGACGCGCCGGATGCAGAAGCGGAAGCTGTTTATGATCCTCTGCGGGCTGGACGTGGCGGTGCGCGTGGTGATGTGGTTTGTCGGCTATCAGCAGGTGACGATGCTGTTCATTCTGCTCGGCCTGAGTACCCTGTTCGTGATGATGACCAACATCCTCACCTCGTCGATGATTGCCGACACCATCGAGTACGCGGAGTACCACACTAACAAGCGCTGTGCGGCGATCACCTTCTCCGGGCAGACCTTTACCGGCAAGATGTCGGTGGCGGTGGGCGGCGGGTTAATCGGCGTGTTCCTGACGATGATTGGCTACGTGCCGCAGGCGCAAATCCAGAGCGAGAGCGTGCTGTCTGGGCTGTTCTTCGGGATTTGCCTGCTGCCGGCGATAGGGTCGCTGATCCGAATGGGCTTTATGTCGCGCTTTACCTTTACCGAGGAGAAGCACGCGGAGATTTGTCGGCTGCTGGCAGAGCGCAACGCGTCTGTGAAAGCGCCGGATGGCGGCTGTGCCTTACCCGGACTACAAAACCAACCCTTGTAGGTCAGATAAGCGAAGCCCAAAAGGCTTCGCTTTTAATCGTTTGCACCGACAAGCTCAATCTGTGTTGCCGTTCGGAACCCGGTGCGGCAGCTGCAATCTTATAAACTCCCTCGCTGTCTGTCTCAGAGGACTTTGACCCGTAAAACAGGCTACACTCTGGTTTTGAGCGCGATAAGCTGAGGAAATAACAATGCACTACACACTGAAAGAAAGTGACAAGGATAAGGCCGAAGGGGCAAACGGCGCAGGCGCGCTGCAGCAAAAACTGCTGGAATCCCGTTCGATTGTCATCTCTGGTGAGATCAACCAGGAACTGGCGCAGAAAGTTATCACCCAGATGATCCTGCTGCAAAGCGTAAGTAACGATCCGATCAAACTGTACATCAACAGCCAGGGCGGCCACGTGGAAGCGGGTGATACCATCCACGATTTCATTAAATTTATCCGTCCGGACGTGCACGTCATTGGCACCGGCTGGGTCGCGAGCGCTGGGATCACCATCTTCCTGGCGGCGAAAAAAGAACACCGCTACTCGCTGCCAAATACCCGTTTCATGATCCACCAGCCGCTGGGCGGCGTACGTGGTCAGGCGACGGACATCGAAATCGAAGCGCGTGAGATCATCCGTATGCTGGATCGCGTGAACAAGCTGATTGCTGACGCCACCGGCCAGCCGCTGGAAAAAGTGAAAAAAGACACCGACCGTAACTTCTGGATGTCTCCGGCTGAAGCGCTGGATTACGGTATCGTGGGTAAACTGATTACTCATTATGACGAGCTGAAGCTCGATTAAGCGTTAAAATCGTGTATGTGTCGGGTGGCGGCTTCGCCTTACCCGACCTACGCGAGCTCGTTTGACCCATGACAAGTTCCCCCTCCACCGTCTCCCCTATAATCGCGCCTGTTTCCCCTCTCACTGGTGCTACCCATGGCGTATCAACTGAACCTGAACTGGCCGGAATTTCTCGAAAAATACTGGCAGAAAAAACCCGTTGTGCTGAAAAATGCCTTCCCGAATTTTGTTGACCCGATTACCCCGGACGAGCTGGCTGGCCTGGCGATGGAGCCGGAAGTCGATAGCCGTCTGGTGAGTCATTTCAACGGTAAATGGCAGGCCAGCAATGGTCCGTTTGAGCACTTTGACGGTCTGGGTGAAACCGGCTGGTCGCTGCTGGCGCAGGCGGTGAACCACTGGCATATGCCTGCGGCGGAGCTGGTGCGTCCGTTCCGCGTATTGCCCGACTGGCGTCTGGACGACCTGATGATCTCCTTCTCTGTTCCGGGTGGTGGTGTAGGCCCGCATATCGATCAGTACGATGTATTTATCATTCAGGGGATGGGTAGCCGCCGCTGGCGCGTGGGGGACAAGCTGCCAATGCGTCAGTTCTGCCCGCATCCGGCGCTGCTGCATGTCGATCCATTTGAGCCGATCATCGACGAAGATCTGGCTCCGGGCGATATCCTCTATATTCCACCAGGATTCCCGCACGACGGCTTTACCCATGAAACCGCGCTGAACTACTCGGTCGGTTTCCGTGGGCCAAATGGCCGCGATCTGATCAGCAGTTTTGCCGATTACGCGCTGGAAAACGATCTGGGGGGAGAGCATTACAGCGATCCGGATCTTACCTGCCGCGAACACCCCGGCCGCGTGGAGCAGTATGAACTCGATCGTATTCGCCAGATGATGATCGATATGATCAGCAAACCTGACGATTTCACGAAGTGGTTCGGCAGCTTTGTTTCTACGCCGCGTCACGAGCTGGATATTGCTGCTGCGGAACCGCCGTACTCAACAGAAGAGGTGCTCGATGCGCTGCAGGGCGGCGAAAGGTTATCTCGCCTGAGCGGGCTGCGCGTGCTGAACATTAACGGCAGCTTCTTTATCAACAGTGAACTGCTGGAAACGGTAGATGCAAAGGCCGCAGATGCGCTGTGCCGCTACACCGAACTCGGTCATGCCGAGCTGGGCGATGCGCTGAAAAACCCGGCGTTTGTCGACGAGCTCACCGGGCTGATTAACCAGGGATACTGGTACTTCGACGAGTAGTGCTGCACGGTTTTCTCCCTCTCCCTGTGGGAGAGGGCCGGGGTGAGGGCATCAGGCCGCACTAGCCCTCCTCCATCGCAATCACAATCGCCTCACCCATCTTCTTCAGTGCATCACGATTTTTGTCCGTCGGGGGCAGCGCCACGTTGATCCGCAGGCAGTTGCGATACTTCCCGGAGGCGGAAAACAGCGACCCGGCCGCCGCCTGGATCTTCAGCCGACACAGTTGTTTGCTGACGCACACCATATCCACTTTCTCTGGCAGCTCAACCCACAGCAGGAAACTTCCCTGCGGTCGCGTCACGCAAATCCCTGCCGGAAAATACTGCCGTACCCAGCAGGTGTAGGTTTCCATATTCTGCTGATAAATCTGACGCATACGGCGCACGTGGCGATGATAATGGCCGTCGCGAATAAACGCCGCCACCGCCATCTGGGTGCCGGGCACGTTAAAGCCACCTGCGGCGTATTTCATGTGCATCACCCGGTCATAATAGCGTCCCGGGACAATCCAGCCGACGCGCAGACCTGGCGCAACGGTTTTGGTAAATGAGCTACAGAGGATCACGCGACCATCAATATCCATCGAATGAATGGTGCGCGGGCGCGGGTACTCCGCCGCCAGCTCGCCGTAGATATCATCTTCCACGATCACGATGTCGTGCCGCTGGGCCAGAGCCAGCACCTGCTTTTTACGCGCTTCCGGCATGATGAATCCCAGCGGGTTATTGCAGTTTGGCACCAGGATCACCGCTTTAATCGGCCACTGTTCCAGCGCCAGTTCTAACGCCTCAATGCTGATCCCGGTTTCAGGATCGGTGGGAATTTCAATCGCCTTGATGTCAAAGCCGCGCAGCATCTGCATGGTGCCGTGAAACGACGGCGACTCGACCGCCACGATATCACCCGGCTTGCAGACCGAGAGCAGGGCAATCGACAGCGCGCCGTGGCAGCCGTTGGTGATCACAATCTCATTCGCCGCTACGGTCGAGCCGCCATCCAGCATCAGGCGGGCGATCTGCTCGCGCAGCTCAAGACGGCCGTCGAGTACGTCATAGCTCAACATTTCGCTCGGGTTGTGTTGCGCGATACGGCTCATCTCGCGCCACAGAGGCTTCAGGCTGGGCTGGTTAATGTCCGGTGAGCCGCCACCGAAGGAGATCATCTCTTTGTCGGAGCGGGCATCCAGCAGCATCATCACCTCATCCCATTGTGTCACGTCCACGGGCCGTTGCACCGGGCGCGTCATGGCCGGAACGGGGGGCTGGGATTTACGTTGTGAGACAAAATAGCCGGAACGCGGCTGGGGGTGATCAGCTGGAGATTTTCGAGGATCTGATAAGCCTGCTGTATGGTGCTGATACTCACGCCGTGCTCCTGGCTCAGCGCACGTACCGACGGTAAACGTTCCCCGCTGCGATACAGCCCTTGTTCAATGCGTTCTGCCAGAAGGTTGGCCAGATGTTGGTAGCGCGTCATGCTGTATCCTTTGTTTTCACCATACAGATTGTAAAACCAGTACAGATTGCCGCAAAAAACGGCATGCAGATACTGTTTTAGCGGATCTGTATGTTAAACAAAAGCTGTTTTTGAATCTGTATTGTGCATGCCGTTTTCCCTGATGATATCCCCACTGGCACAGCGAGGAGAGCATCATGGAATTCTATGAGAATCGTTCAAAACGTCCGTTTATTGCGTTTGTCTGGATCGCGAAAACGCTACGCAACTGGTACCGCATTCACCGTACCCGCCGCATTCTGAGTCAGATGAGCGACGAGCAGCTCAGGGATGTTGGGTTATCGCGATATGATGTGTGATCGTCCCGGCCGGGTACGGCGCAGCCGCTACCCGGCAATGTTCAGCTCAACAGCGCAAGCGTCTGCTGTTTCGGCCTTTCCAGCAGCTCAATCGCCTCCTGATACGTTCGCACATTGTTATAACCCATCACCAGCCCATAACGTTTACCCGACCCGCGATACCACTCCGAGAGCGCATTCACCTGTAACTGCTGTTCCTGCCAGCAACGGGCGATTTCTCTGTCGCAACTGCCTTTCGTCAGAAAGGCCACAATATGCATCCCGCCATCGTTTTGCTCGGTGAAAAACAGATCGCCATACACCTCGCGCAGGGCTGCAATCATCCAGTCGCGGCGGGTCTGGTACAGCGCGCGCATCTTTTTCAGGTGACGGAAAAAATGGCCTTCGTTGAGAAACGCGGTGAGGATCTTTTGCGTCAGCACCGGCTGGCCGCTGGTGGTGATGTCAGCACAGTCGGTAAACGCCCCGACGGTGCTGGCGGGCATCACCACGTAACCCATGCGCAGTGACGGCATAATGGTTTTACTGAAGGTACCCATAAAGATCACCCGGTCGTGCTGGTCGAGGCTTTTCAGCGAAGGCAGTACCTTGCGGGTGTAATGAAATTCACCGTCGTAATCGTCTTCAATAATCCACGCTTCGTTCTGGCTGGCCCAGTCGAGAAGCTGCTGTTTACGCGGCAGGGAGAGCGTCACCGCCAGCGGACTCTGGTGCGACGGGGTGACAATGGCAAAACGCGCATCGCGATGGTGACGAAGTAGATACTCCGTGTCGATGCCGCAGCGATCGACCGGCACCGTGTGCAGGCGCGGGACAATCCGCTTGAGCAACTGCTGGCCCATAAAGTAGCCCGGATCTTCAAACACCACCTTATCGCTGCGGCTGGCGAGGGTGTCGAGGATCAGGCGCAGGCTGCCGCTGTAGCCGCTGGTGATCAGCACCTGTTCGGCGCTGCAGGAGAGCCCGCGCGAGATGTTGAGGTAGCTGGCGATGGCCTGGCGCAGTGGATACCAGCCCAGGACAGGCGGGTTGAGCATCTCCTCCTGGCGCATGGCGCGCGTTGCCTGGCCTGCCAGCAGCAGCCATTTTTTATACGGGAAGCTGTCGAGCGCGGGGATGCCGGGTCGCAGAAAACCGGCCCGTTCGCGCTGGCTGATAAGCGATGCCGGAAGCGTGCCGGTGGGCTGTTCCGCAGGGGCATTTTTATCCGGTAACAGTAAATCCGGGTTGACCCGCGTGCCGCGCGCACCCTGGCTCACCAGATACCCTTCGCCCGTCAGGATGGCATAGGCCGTTTCGACGGTTTTGCGCGCCACTTTCAGCTCTTCGGCCAGGACCCGTATAGCAGGCACTTTGTCGCCGGGCTTCAGCACGCCGCGCGTGATGTTGTCGCGATAGCGGGTATAGATCTCGTGATAGCCCGGCTTCATGTCCTACCTCATTTCATGGTTTTTGTATCTTTTTACTATGTCATGAACGGCGTAGATTTGCCTCATCGCATGACATATGCCGCACAAAAAAGAGGAAAGACAATGAGCACTCGCGTTAACCACCATAAAGCCACCCCCGCCCTCGCCAACGCGCTGTCTGCCCTGAGCATGGAGGTGGCGAAAACCTCCATCGACCCGGCGCTGAAACACCTGATCGACATTCGCGTGTCGCAGCTGAACGGCTGTACCTTCTGCCTGGATATGCACTCGAAAGAGGCCAAAATTGCCGGCGAGCGCGAGCTGCGCCTGTATCATCTGGCGGCGTGGCGCGAGTCCCCGCTGTTCAGCGCTCGCGAAAAAGCCGCGCTGGCCTTCACCGAAGCGCTGACCCAGATTGGCGTGCATGGCGTGAGCGATGCGCTCTATCGCAGCGTGGCGGAGCACTTCTCGGACGTCGAGATTTCAGAGCTGAACTTCGCCATCGTGGCGATCAACGCCTGGAACCGCCTGGGGATCACCTCCCGCATGGCGCCGGGCTCACTGGACGCGGCTTACGGGCTGAATAAGGCTAACCTGGAATAATCCCGCGCTCGCGGATCATCGCCACCAGCGCCCGTAGTCCTGGCGGGACGTGGCGGTGGCCGGGGTAATACAGGCGCAGCCCGGCAAACGGCTGCGCCCAGTCGTTCAGGACGCTCACTAGTTCTCCACTCTCTAGCTCTTCCCGAATATACAGTTCCGGCAAAAATCCCACGCCTAATCCCGCTTTCACGGCGCGGATCGAAGCAAAAAGATCGGACGTCGCAAAGCGCGGCGGCACGGCAAGCGCGTACGTTTCACCCCGACGCGCCAGCTCCCAACGGTAGATCCCGCCGTGGGCCATACGCATGCCGATCCCCTGGTGTTGCAGCAGATCTTCCGGCGTCTCGGGTATGCCGTGCTGGGCGAAATAGCCCGGCGTAGCGGTGACAAGCTGGCGGATCTCTCCGGTCAGCGGCACGGCGATCATGTCCTGAGGCACGGACTCTTCAAGGCGGATCCCCGCGTCATAGCCTTCAGCAACGATGTCGATCATCTTTGCTTCGCTTACTGTTTCCACGCGCATTTTCGGGTAGCGGATCATAAAGTCGATCAGCAACTGATCCAGGAATAGCGTGCCGATATTGTTTGGCACGTTCAGGCGCAGCGTTCCGGCGGGTTCCCCGGTATCGCTGTGGATCTCCTCGCTGGCGAGACGGATCTCCTGCAGGGCTGGGCCAATACGTGCCACGTAGCGCTGTCCGGCGTCGGTGAGCGCTACGCTGCGGGTGGTGCGGTTAAAAAGGCGGATATCAAGGCGACTCTCCAGCCCGGCGATGGCATTGCTCACCGCCGTGGCGGACATCCCCAGCTCCTGCGCCGCGCCGCGAAAGCTACCGCGCCGCACGACGGCCATTACCACTTCCAGCTCTGTCAGACCTGAACGATGCATAGATTATCCTGAAAATCGAAACAACCCTTGCAGCATAGCGTGGATTATCGCAACGGAGAAGCTGTGCCAGACTGTCCTCACACAGCCTCAGGAGGGTTATATGCACACTATCGAACAGATCTTTATTAACGGCGAATTTGTTACCCCGCACGGCACCGAACGGTTTGATTTGTACAACCCGGCGACGGCGCAGGTCATAGGGCAGGTTCGCCTGGCGGATGAGGTTGACGCCGGGCGCGCCATCGCGGCGGCAAAAGCGGCATTTCCGGCATGGTCGCAAACCTCAAAGCAGGAGCGCATCGCAGCGCTGAAGCGTATGCACGCGGCTGTAGTGGCCCGTCATGACGATTTGCTGGAAGCCGTCATTGAAGAGTACGGCGCGCCGGCCTCGCGCTCGGCGTGGATGGCCAGCTATCCGGCAGATGTTATTGCTCAGGCGATAGAGGCGCTCGAGGCGTTTGAATTCGTCACCCCCGCAGGCGCAGCAACGGTGCAGATGACCCCGCTGGGTGTGGCCGGGCTGATTACGCCGTGGAACAGCGACGCGGGCTTTATCTGCGGCAAGCTGGCAGCCGCGTTGGCAGCGGGCTGTACGGCAGTTATCAAGCCGAGCGAAATGAGCGCCCTGCAAACCCAGATTGTCACCGAAGCGCTGCGTGATGCCGCGCTGCCGCCAGGCGTGTTTAATATCGTCACCGGGCGCGGCGAGACGGTGGGCGACACCATCAGCCGCCATCCGGACGTGGCAAAAATTTCGTTCACCGGTTCGACGAATACCGGTAAGGCTATCCTGCGCAACGCGGCGGAAAGCTTTAAGCGCGTGACCCTGGAGTTAGGCGGTAAATCGCCGACGGTCCTGCTGGATGATGTGGATCTGGTTCAGGCGATCCCGCTTGTGATTCAGGCCGGGTTTATGAACAGCGGGCAGGCGTGTGTGGCCGGAACGCGCATTCTGGTGCCGCAGTCGCGTAAGTTGGAGATCGAAACCGCGCTGGCGCAGGCAGTGGCGGCGGTGAAATCCGGTGACCCGCGCGATAGCGAAACGGATGTCGGCCCGATGGTCAGCGAAAAGCAGTGGCAGCGGGTGCAGGGCTATATCCGCAAGGGCACAGAAGAGGGAGCACGCCTGCTGGCAGGCGGTGAAGGGCGACCGGAAGGCACGCAGGACGGCTGGTTTGTGCACCCGACGCTGTTTGCGGACGTGAATAACCAGATGACGATTGCCCGCGACGAGATTTTTGGCCCGGTGCTGTGCGTGATCCCCTATCAGGACGAGGCGGAGGCTGTCGCCATTGCCAACGACACAGAGTATGGCCTGAGTGCGGTGGTGCTGGGCGATGATGTGGTACGTGCGCGTCGTGTGGCGCAGCAGATTGTCTCCGGTCGCGTGCTGGTAAACACGCTTGCTCATGAACCGAAAGCACCGTTCGGCGGGTTTAAGCACTCTGGCGTGGGGCGCGAGATGGGCGAGTGGGGGATTCGGGCGTTTATGGAGCCGAGGTCAATTCTGGGCTAAAACTTCGCTATTTACCGAAGCATTGTGCTTATCCATCCCGCATGCTCTCCTCAACATCACCACGGAGAGACCCTCATGATCGCAGTTATTTTCGAAGCCAAAGCCGCGCCAGCCCATCAGGCGCGCTATCTTCAGCTTGCCGCAGAGCTTAAGCCTTTGCTGGCCGACATCGACGGCTTTATTGATATCGAACGTTTTCAGAGCCTGACCACCGACGGCAAAATTCTGTCCCTTTCCTGGTGGCGTGACGAAGAGGCTATCC
This region includes:
- a CDS encoding LysR family transcriptional regulator; translated protein: MHRSGLTELEVVMAVVRRGSFRGAAQELGMSATAVSNAIAGLESRLDIRLFNRTTRSVALTDAGQRYVARIGPALQEIRLASEEIHSDTGEPAGTLRLNVPNNIGTLFLDQLLIDFMIRYPKMRVETVSEAKMIDIVAEGYDAGIRLEESVPQDMIAVPLTGEIRQLVTATPGYFAQHGIPETPEDLLQHQGIGMRMAHGGIYRWELARRGETYALAVPPRFATSDLFASIRAVKAGLGVGFLPELYIREELESGELVSVLNDWAQPFAGLRLYYPGHRHVPPGLRALVAMIRERGIIPG
- a CDS encoding aldehyde dehydrogenase family protein; translation: MHTIEQIFINGEFVTPHGTERFDLYNPATAQVIGQVRLADEVDAGRAIAAAKAAFPAWSQTSKQERIAALKRMHAAVVARHDDLLEAVIEEYGAPASRSAWMASYPADVIAQAIEALEAFEFVTPAGAATVQMTPLGVAGLITPWNSDAGFICGKLAAALAAGCTAVIKPSEMSALQTQIVTEALRDAALPPGVFNIVTGRGETVGDTISRHPDVAKISFTGSTNTGKAILRNAAESFKRVTLELGGKSPTVLLDDVDLVQAIPLVIQAGFMNSGQACVAGTRILVPQSRKLEIETALAQAVAAVKSGDPRDSETDVGPMVSEKQWQRVQGYIRKGTEEGARLLAGGEGRPEGTQDGWFVHPTLFADVNNQMTIARDEIFGPVLCVIPYQDEAEAVAIANDTEYGLSAVVLGDDVVRARRVAQQIVSGRVLVNTLAHEPKAPFGGFKHSGVGREMGEWGIRAFMEPRSILG
- a CDS encoding antibiotic biosynthesis monooxygenase, producing the protein MIAVIFEAKAAPAHQARYLQLAAELKPLLADIDGFIDIERFQSLTTDGKILSLSWWRDEEAIRHWKQNVFHQAAQAEGRASIFAYYRIRVAQMVREYSSETGGHADV